The genomic window GAGACCGTGGAGCAGCTCCTGGCGCTGCATGCTGCGGCAGGTGCTGACTACAGCAGCAACCTGATGCCCCGGACCTTCCCCGTGGGGCTGGATGCGGAGGTCTTCCCCACCGGGCTGCTCGAGGATCTGGCGGGGCGTCCGCTCACTCCCGAGCATCGGGAGCACGTCACGCTCTTCGTGCGGGAGCACCCAGAGGAGTTCAAGACGGCCAACCTGTGGGCGCCGCCGTGGCTCTACGGCCCTGACCTCCGGTTCACGGTGGACACCGGGGAGGACTTCCGCCTCATGGAGGCGATCTACGCGAGGTTCTACCGGGCCG from Candidatus Rokuibacteriota bacterium includes these protein-coding regions:
- a CDS encoding glycosyltransferase family protein, with product MRVGAIIQARMQSTRLPGKTLLNLAGEPILSHVLRRVLAVRGLDQVVLATTERADDDPVAALGERMRVGVFRGSEEDVLDRYLQAARAFTLDIVVRVTGEDPLVDPETVEQLLALHAAAGADYSSNLMPRTFPVGLDAEVFPTGLLEDLAGRPLTPEHREHVTLFVREHPEEFKTANLWAPPWLYGPDLRFTVDTGEDFRLMEAIYARFYRA